A single Pedobacter sp. PACM 27299 DNA region contains:
- a CDS encoding polysaccharide biosynthesis protein: protein MKMLLFRDKIYSRWLILFIDQIIVVWTLFMSFLLLHKFEYVELGYSNFVIYTCLYSLISIAVFMVMRIHTGIIRYSNTEDIIRIFMAVLFTSIIFTITSNVFFVPDFKLSSKWFPEILIINFFVSSSLLIMLRVAVKNLFFYMKTMEPNDKKENILIYGSGRDSILVKKALEGGNTNDLNVFAFVDDNADKINKHIEQKNVYHSRSIEALQHKFNIQKVLFVGDDLNVNGKKVTIDKCIELGIKVVTVPQSDKWLYGKLTPNQIKDLKIEDLLHREPIVLTKNNIFREMQGKRILITGAAGSIGSEIVRQIVGFNPEFVVLCDQAETPLHDLQLEIEDDFKGAKTHVVMANIQNKCRMKSIFEEYQPQIVFHAAAYKHVPMMENNPSEAILTNVMGTKNIADLAIAYGVEKFVMISTDKAVRPTNIMGASKRLAEMYIQSLNNEKNLNISNEKSITHQTETQTKFITTRFGNVLGSNGSVIPRFKAQIARGGPVAVTHPEITRYFMTIPESVQLVLEAASMGNGGEIYIFDMGEPIKIVDLATNMIKLAGLIPDKDIKIIFTGLRPGEKLYEELLMLEEETISTYHPKIKISKIISYSIFYIQNVIEELLLLNNSNNDLAMVKKMKEIIPDFKSKNSKYEDIDHYLVG from the coding sequence ATGAAAATGCTCCTGTTTCGTGACAAAATATATTCGCGTTGGCTGATCCTGTTTATTGATCAGATTATCGTTGTATGGACATTATTTATGTCCTTCCTGTTACTTCACAAATTTGAATATGTAGAATTAGGTTATTCAAATTTTGTCATTTATACCTGTTTGTATAGCTTGATTTCAATTGCCGTATTTATGGTGATGCGGATTCATACTGGAATTATACGGTATTCTAATACGGAAGATATCATAAGAATATTTATGGCAGTGCTGTTCACCAGTATTATTTTTACCATTACCAGTAATGTCTTTTTTGTGCCGGATTTTAAACTTTCTTCAAAATGGTTTCCCGAAATACTGATTATAAATTTTTTCGTTTCTTCCTCTTTATTGATTATGCTCAGAGTGGCCGTGAAAAATTTGTTTTTTTATATGAAAACAATGGAGCCCAATGATAAAAAAGAGAATATACTAATTTATGGCTCTGGAAGAGATTCTATTCTAGTGAAAAAAGCATTGGAAGGAGGAAATACAAATGACTTAAATGTCTTTGCTTTTGTAGATGACAATGCCGATAAAATCAATAAACATATTGAGCAGAAAAACGTTTACCATTCTAGGTCAATTGAAGCTTTACAGCATAAATTTAATATACAGAAGGTGCTTTTTGTTGGGGATGATTTGAATGTAAATGGGAAGAAAGTAACGATTGATAAATGTATTGAACTAGGCATAAAAGTAGTTACGGTTCCGCAATCTGATAAGTGGTTATATGGTAAACTCACGCCGAATCAAATTAAAGATTTAAAGATTGAGGATTTATTACATAGGGAGCCAATCGTCCTGACTAAAAATAATATCTTCAGGGAAATGCAAGGGAAACGCATCCTGATCACAGGTGCTGCAGGTTCTATAGGCTCCGAAATTGTGCGTCAGATCGTAGGTTTTAATCCAGAATTTGTGGTGTTATGTGACCAGGCTGAAACACCTCTTCACGATTTACAATTAGAGATTGAGGATGATTTTAAAGGAGCAAAAACTCATGTTGTCATGGCGAACATTCAAAATAAATGTCGGATGAAATCAATCTTTGAAGAGTATCAACCTCAAATTGTTTTCCATGCGGCAGCCTATAAACATGTTCCTATGATGGAAAACAACCCTTCTGAAGCTATTTTAACGAATGTAATGGGGACTAAAAATATTGCAGATTTGGCCATAGCGTATGGCGTCGAAAAATTTGTGATGATCTCCACAGATAAAGCTGTACGGCCAACTAATATTATGGGCGCTTCCAAACGTCTTGCCGAAATGTACATTCAATCCCTTAACAATGAAAAAAACTTAAACATATCAAATGAGAAATCAATTACTCATCAAACAGAAACGCAGACAAAATTTATTACCACCAGATTTGGCAATGTTCTGGGATCTAATGGCTCTGTGATTCCGAGATTTAAAGCACAGATCGCTCGGGGAGGGCCTGTAGCTGTAACGCATCCTGAAATCACCAGGTATTTTATGACGATTCCAGAATCCGTACAATTGGTGCTGGAAGCTGCATCGATGGGCAATGGAGGGGAGATCTACATCTTTGATATGGGAGAACCCATTAAAATTGTGGACCTGGCTACCAACATGATTAAATTAGCCGGATTAATCCCGGACAAAGACATTAAAATAATATTTACAGGGCTAAGACCTGGAGAAAAACTATATGAAGAACTGCTGATGCTGGAAGAAGAAACCATTTCTACTTATCATCCAAAAATTAAAATTTCAAAAATTATAAGCTATAGTATTTTCTATATTCAAAATGTAATTGAAGAGCTGCTGCTGCTTAATAATTCCAATAACGACTTAGCAATGGTTAAAAAAATGAAGGAAATAATTCCAGATTTTAAGAGTAAAAATTCAAAATATGAAGACATAGATCATTATTTGGTTGGATGA
- a CDS encoding helix-turn-helix domain-containing protein, whose protein sequence is MNLNVGQVIEHVVRKDHMGITELSRKLHVSRRTIYNWFDQESLSFDVICKIGNVINHDFSKEFPDDFARLQDEAREKKLDLMSNEENAMANYSTAVNYWMNKYIKLLEKYNELLSQSFPKQYNEIGSDK, encoded by the coding sequence ATGAATTTAAATGTAGGTCAAGTAATTGAACATGTTGTAAGAAAGGATCATATGGGGATCACTGAACTTTCTAGGAAATTACACGTTAGTAGACGAACCATATACAATTGGTTTGATCAGGAGTCTTTAAGTTTTGATGTTATTTGTAAAATTGGGAACGTCATTAATCATGACTTTTCTAAGGAATTTCCAGATGACTTTGCTCGTTTACAAGATGAAGCTAGAGAAAAGAAATTAGATCTGATGAGCAATGAAGAAAATGCTATGGCGAACTACTCAACCGCTGTAAATTATTGGATGAACAAATACATCAAACTACTCGAAAAATATAACGAGCTGTTAAGTCAGAGTTTTCCGAAGCAGTATAATGAAATAGGATCAGATAAGTAG
- a CDS encoding DegT/DnrJ/EryC1/StrS family aminotransferase: MNISFSPPFIDQNVINEVMDTLKSGWITSGPKVMALEMEVMRLTRSKAAVCVNSWTSGAVMMLKWFGVKEGDEVIIPAYSYCATALCVLHCGATPVMVDIADDLTIDPQRIKMAITSRTKAIIAVDIAGLPCDYNTIKSLIRSARIRSLFTANSEEQRKLGRILLIADAAHSIGSTYMGHSAAVSSDVTIFSFHAVKNITTAEGGCACLNLPGNFDHNEEYKFLKIFSLNGQNKDAYAKSKGANWKYDILYKGLKINMPDICAAIGLAQIKQYKRLLLPERRKIAEKYCSILSNYEWFIPPTLKDYSRESSYHIFPMRLKHITEAQRDRIIEDIVAFGVIVNVHFIPMPMLTYFKKTGYNIANYPNSYKQYACEISLPIYPTLTDEDTDYIIDAVIKSVQSQMLHNKHQELSLIKSYRS, encoded by the coding sequence ATGAACATTTCATTCTCACCACCGTTTATTGACCAAAATGTAATTAATGAAGTAATGGATACACTCAAGTCTGGCTGGATTACCTCCGGACCAAAGGTGATGGCACTGGAGATGGAGGTGATGCGCTTAACCAGATCTAAAGCTGCCGTCTGCGTAAACTCCTGGACTTCTGGTGCAGTAATGATGTTAAAATGGTTCGGTGTAAAAGAAGGCGATGAAGTCATTATACCTGCCTACTCTTATTGTGCAACCGCTCTATGTGTTTTACATTGCGGCGCTACACCGGTGATGGTAGATATTGCTGACGACCTGACCATAGACCCTCAACGCATAAAAATGGCCATTACCTCTAGGACTAAGGCAATTATTGCGGTCGACATTGCTGGTTTACCCTGTGATTACAACACCATTAAATCATTAATCAGGAGCGCCAGGATCAGAAGCTTATTTACAGCGAATTCAGAAGAACAGCGAAAACTTGGCAGAATCCTCCTGATTGCAGACGCCGCACATTCCATTGGTTCTACTTATATGGGCCATTCCGCAGCGGTAAGCAGCGACGTTACTATCTTTTCTTTTCATGCTGTAAAAAATATTACCACTGCTGAAGGAGGCTGTGCCTGCTTAAACTTGCCCGGTAATTTCGACCATAATGAAGAATATAAGTTCCTCAAAATATTTTCATTAAACGGCCAGAACAAAGATGCTTATGCGAAATCGAAAGGTGCCAACTGGAAGTATGACATTCTCTATAAGGGATTAAAAATTAATATGCCTGATATCTGTGCGGCGATAGGCTTAGCACAAATCAAACAATACAAACGTTTGCTGTTGCCTGAGCGTAGAAAAATAGCAGAAAAATACTGCAGCATTTTAAGTAATTACGAGTGGTTTATTCCACCAACATTAAAAGACTACTCCAGGGAATCTTCCTATCACATCTTCCCGATGCGCCTTAAACATATCACAGAGGCTCAAAGAGATCGTATCATTGAAGATATCGTGGCTTTTGGAGTTATTGTCAACGTTCATTTCATCCCAATGCCAATGTTAACTTATTTTAAGAAAACGGGATATAATATTGCGAATTATCCAAATAGCTATAAACAATATGCCTGTGAAATTTCCTTACCTATCTACCCTACATTAACCGATGAAGATACAGACTACATTATCGATGCCGTGATTAAATCTGTTCAATCACAAATGCTGCATAACAAACATCAGGAATTGTCACTTATCAAATCATACCGCAGTTAA
- a CDS encoding DegT/DnrJ/EryC1/StrS family aminotransferase, with translation MIPVTKPFLPKAEEFKEYIDSIWERQWLTNNGPLLNDLELKLKQYLNVNHMLFVCNGTFALQLAIRALELKGEIITTPFSYVATTSSIVWEGCKPVYVDIDSETFNIDPTKIEAAITPRTSAILATHVYGNPCDIDAIQAIADRHGLKVIYDAAHCFGTQYKNRSVFDYGDITATSFHATKLFHTTEGGAVFTRDPELLNKMQYIRNFGHSSPDTFAGLGVNGKNCEFHAAMGLCNLKYVDEILERRKLLSLHYYQQLGKIKGRFPKLNKAKDYNYAYFPVLFETEQLRHRCMEKLELSKVYCRRYFSPSLSTLPYVDPVSMPVCEDISRRIVCLPLYHTLTLPDLDMICRVILRTQNYADAVPVATDNFGVQVTNKIATEINDLRAIK, from the coding sequence ATGATTCCTGTAACTAAACCATTTCTCCCAAAAGCAGAAGAATTTAAAGAATATATTGACAGCATCTGGGAACGTCAATGGCTCACCAATAATGGACCATTGCTAAATGACCTTGAATTAAAACTTAAACAATACCTGAATGTAAACCACATGCTGTTCGTCTGTAATGGCACTTTTGCTTTGCAGTTAGCCATTAGAGCCTTGGAGCTAAAGGGGGAGATTATCACTACCCCTTTCTCTTATGTTGCCACCACCAGCAGTATAGTCTGGGAGGGCTGCAAGCCAGTTTATGTAGACATCGACAGTGAGACTTTTAACATAGATCCGACTAAAATTGAGGCTGCGATTACCCCTCGCACTTCTGCCATTCTGGCCACCCATGTTTATGGCAATCCATGCGACATTGATGCCATTCAGGCGATAGCAGACCGACATGGATTAAAGGTGATTTATGACGCAGCACATTGTTTTGGGACGCAGTACAAAAACAGGTCTGTATTTGATTATGGAGACATCACGGCGACCAGTTTCCATGCCACCAAGCTATTCCATACGACCGAGGGAGGAGCTGTTTTCACGCGTGATCCAGAACTCCTGAATAAAATGCAGTACATCCGGAATTTTGGCCATAGCAGTCCTGATACTTTTGCAGGATTGGGCGTAAACGGCAAAAATTGCGAATTTCATGCGGCTATGGGCTTGTGTAATCTGAAGTATGTGGATGAGATCCTCGAAAGAAGAAAACTCCTGTCTCTTCATTATTACCAGCAATTAGGGAAAATCAAAGGTCGTTTTCCAAAGTTAAATAAAGCTAAAGACTATAATTACGCCTATTTCCCGGTATTATTTGAGACGGAACAATTAAGGCATCGGTGTATGGAAAAACTCGAACTTTCCAAAGTCTACTGCAGAAGGTATTTTTCACCCTCACTCTCTACCCTACCCTATGTGGATCCAGTGTCCATGCCTGTTTGCGAGGATATTTCCCGCAGGATTGTTTGTCTGCCGCTTTATCATACTTTAACACTTCCTGACCTGGATATGATTTGCAGGGTCATTTTAAGAACTCAGAATTATGCCGATGCAGTACCAGTTGCTACAGATAATTTTGGCGTACAGGTGACCAACAAAATCGCCACAGAAATTAATGATTTAAGGGCGATCAAGTGA
- a CDS encoding UpxY family transcription antiterminator has protein sequence MENQFGSSSNWSRHWLVVYTRPRWEKKVDRLLKQQDIKSYCPIRSVTNQWADRKKIVDLPLFSGYVFVWVNEREAYKVRQTLGVLNFIYYMGKPAVIRDSVIEKIEELMNRDVACEIINSQDINHGDRIRIKHGIFYNQEGTVIKVQGKYVLMVLDHLNCAVLSSVPIADVMLNTAI, from the coding sequence ATGGAAAATCAATTTGGTTCCAGTAGCAACTGGAGCAGGCACTGGCTTGTAGTTTATACCCGTCCGAGATGGGAAAAAAAAGTGGATCGGTTATTAAAACAGCAGGACATTAAATCCTACTGTCCAATTCGCAGCGTCACAAATCAATGGGCAGACCGAAAGAAAATTGTTGATTTACCCTTGTTTAGCGGTTATGTATTTGTTTGGGTAAATGAGCGTGAAGCATACAAAGTAAGACAAACCCTAGGCGTTTTAAACTTCATATATTATATGGGGAAACCTGCGGTGATCAGGGATAGTGTGATTGAAAAAATTGAGGAACTGATGAATAGAGATGTGGCTTGTGAGATCATCAATTCACAAGATATAAATCATGGTGACCGCATCCGTATTAAACACGGCATCTTTTACAATCAGGAAGGAACCGTGATTAAGGTCCAGGGCAAGTACGTCCTGATGGTTTTAGACCATTTGAACTGTGCTGTGCTGAGTAGTGTTCCCATCGCTGATGTCATGCTAAATACAGCCATATAA
- a CDS encoding GumC family protein, with the protein MNSNVYQSPSALENLRENIQQYLKYWYAFILAFLIGLGASFLYLQTLSPRYKVSSTLMVQDDQKGEGQVKESAFSDLNMFRSDRKADNEMEVLRSRDLIYKTLKSLSLETAYFIKGTLKDKELYGKNVPIKVSVLGVNASGYLKKPTISPYSDQEYVLTDNNNKYTLPYNSVVQQSGYKIIVSKGPAFKNYTDPVVLKFKNLHRMAESYSLTGLIVLPVVKDANTIVISLTDNIPQRGLDILTVLIRKYNEEDVIRKNLIALNTIKFIDKRLNALSLDLTGVEHDVENYKQENMVTDVNADAVVNVNKSGEYGQMLSSTNTQLNVLSSLEKYLQNNNLNVVPSALNINNATLNDLTAKYNATQQERAKMLRSSEESNPLVQNLTAQLVSLKSNIQENLQNIKRGLQIERNNQQAMSSRFNSKVRAVPAVERGLLERTREQSVKSGLYRYLLQKREETTLSLSATVPTSQIIDKPAYNSVPVTPKKELIYLCASFAGLLIPAAFIYGRSLFNNKVRDVKDIQLLTGVPVLGVLNHVSKNEAAMIDHSSRSTITELFRYIRSNLNFMNNGMPDQVMLITSCMKSEGKTFFSINLGLTLASVNKRVVLLEFDMREPQLLQKLHLNSKIGITDYLLNPDVSIDDLLMNSRKYHDLIVVDCGPITTNPAELMMHPKIGKLVEELKSRFDYVIIDTAPVGQVADAFSLSAYTDLSIYLIRYNYTDKLQLNILKDILYYKKLTNPMVVFNDAKIENSNTYGYGGFGYGYGLGYQVSKN; encoded by the coding sequence ATGAACTCAAACGTTTATCAAAGCCCTTCTGCGCTGGAGAATTTAAGGGAAAACATACAGCAGTACTTAAAATACTGGTACGCTTTTATCCTGGCATTTTTAATAGGTCTGGGGGCTAGTTTTCTCTACCTGCAAACACTCAGTCCAAGGTATAAAGTAAGCAGTACTTTAATGGTTCAGGATGATCAAAAAGGCGAAGGACAGGTTAAAGAAAGTGCATTTAGCGACCTGAATATGTTCCGCAGCGATCGCAAAGCAGACAATGAAATGGAAGTTTTACGCTCCAGGGATCTGATTTATAAAACGCTGAAATCACTATCCTTAGAAACTGCTTATTTCATTAAAGGCACCTTAAAAGACAAAGAGCTATACGGAAAAAATGTACCGATAAAAGTGAGTGTTCTTGGCGTAAATGCAAGTGGGTACCTTAAAAAACCGACAATAAGTCCTTATAGTGATCAGGAGTATGTCCTTACCGACAATAACAACAAGTATACATTGCCTTACAACAGTGTGGTACAGCAATCAGGCTATAAAATTATCGTCAGCAAAGGCCCTGCCTTTAAAAACTATACCGATCCAGTGGTTTTGAAATTTAAAAACCTGCATCGCATGGCAGAATCCTACAGCTTAACAGGCCTGATTGTACTGCCCGTTGTAAAAGATGCCAACACAATTGTCATCAGTTTAACGGACAATATCCCCCAACGGGGCCTTGATATTCTAACGGTACTCATCAGAAAATACAACGAAGAAGATGTAATTAGGAAAAACCTGATTGCCCTGAATACCATCAAATTTATTGACAAAAGGCTGAATGCACTCAGTCTGGATTTAACTGGTGTAGAGCATGATGTAGAAAATTACAAACAGGAAAACATGGTGACCGATGTCAATGCTGATGCAGTTGTCAATGTAAATAAATCCGGAGAATACGGACAAATGCTATCTTCTACAAACACCCAGCTTAACGTCCTGTCCTCCCTGGAAAAATACCTTCAAAACAACAACCTAAATGTTGTCCCTAGCGCATTAAACATCAATAATGCGACTTTAAATGACTTAACAGCGAAGTATAATGCGACCCAGCAGGAAAGGGCAAAAATGCTGAGGAGTTCTGAGGAAAGCAATCCTTTAGTACAGAACCTGACTGCACAATTAGTGAGTTTAAAATCGAACATTCAAGAAAACCTGCAGAACATCAAGAGAGGCTTACAAATTGAAAGAAACAATCAGCAGGCCATGAGCTCAAGATTTAACTCTAAAGTTCGTGCGGTACCTGCAGTAGAGCGTGGGCTATTGGAAAGAACCAGAGAGCAAAGCGTAAAATCAGGATTATATAGGTATTTATTACAAAAAAGAGAAGAAACTACGCTTTCCTTATCCGCCACAGTCCCAACTTCTCAAATCATCGATAAACCAGCGTATAATAGTGTACCAGTAACTCCAAAAAAGGAATTGATTTACCTGTGTGCCAGCTTTGCCGGCCTGCTTATTCCTGCTGCCTTTATCTACGGCAGGTCATTATTCAATAATAAAGTACGAGACGTAAAAGACATCCAACTGCTGACTGGCGTACCTGTTTTAGGCGTATTAAACCATGTCAGCAAAAATGAAGCAGCTATGATAGACCACAGTAGCAGGTCTACCATTACTGAATTATTCAGGTACATTAGAAGTAACCTTAACTTCATGAACAATGGGATGCCTGATCAGGTCATGCTGATTACTTCCTGTATGAAATCCGAAGGCAAAACATTCTTCTCTATCAATCTAGGCCTCACTTTAGCTTCCGTAAATAAACGGGTGGTATTATTGGAGTTTGATATGCGCGAGCCTCAGTTGCTGCAGAAGCTTCATTTAAATTCAAAAATTGGCATCACCGATTACCTATTAAATCCCGATGTGAGTATCGATGATTTGCTCATGAATTCAAGAAAATACCATGATTTAATTGTCGTGGATTGTGGTCCTATTACCACCAATCCTGCGGAGCTGATGATGCATCCAAAAATCGGAAAATTGGTAGAAGAATTGAAAAGCCGGTTCGACTATGTCATCATTGATACGGCGCCTGTTGGACAGGTTGCTGATGCTTTTAGCTTATCTGCCTACACCGACCTTAGCATTTATCTGATCCGTTACAATTATACTGATAAATTACAATTGAACATATTAAAAGATATCCTGTATTATAAAAAACTGACCAATCCTATGGTCGTATTTAATGATGCAAAAATTGAGAACAGCAATACCTATGGATATGGAGGATTTGGATATGGTTACGGTTTAGGTTATCAGGTCTCAAAAAACTAA
- a CDS encoding polysaccharide biosynthesis/export family protein, which yields MKNLTFTLFISLIFFSCAPQRNLVYFSNLPKGSNDIIQSAAQLKLQKNDQLSISLTSLNTEYNVLFASANANNSNTPINSKGGFRINNAGNINLPLIGEVKVEGLSLEEAQALITQVLRKQIKDPYVDLQLVNFKITVIGEVNHPASLNVPGEQINLLEALGMAGDMTVFGKRENVLVIREEDGVRNMTRLNLNDKDSYNSPYFHLKQNDIVYVEPDKSKERQVNSNNTLLPIISTCVSAAAVLLTVILR from the coding sequence ATGAAAAATTTAACGTTTACTTTGTTCATTTCACTGATTTTTTTCAGTTGTGCTCCACAAAGAAATCTAGTCTATTTCAGCAACCTTCCTAAGGGCTCCAATGATATTATTCAAAGTGCAGCACAGTTAAAGCTGCAAAAGAACGACCAGCTGAGTATCTCTCTAACCAGCTTAAATACAGAGTACAATGTATTATTTGCAAGTGCAAATGCCAACAATAGCAATACCCCTATAAACAGTAAAGGGGGGTTCAGGATTAACAATGCTGGAAACATCAATCTACCACTGATTGGCGAAGTAAAAGTCGAAGGCTTAAGTTTAGAAGAAGCACAGGCTTTAATTACCCAGGTATTAAGGAAACAGATCAAGGATCCTTATGTGGATCTCCAACTTGTCAATTTCAAAATTACAGTGATTGGAGAGGTAAATCATCCGGCTTCATTAAACGTTCCCGGTGAGCAAATTAATTTATTAGAAGCCTTGGGGATGGCCGGTGACATGACCGTTTTTGGCAAACGGGAAAACGTACTTGTTATTCGGGAAGAAGACGGCGTGCGCAACATGACCAGGCTAAACCTGAATGATAAGGACAGCTACAACTCCCCATATTTCCATTTAAAACAGAATGACATCGTTTATGTCGAGCCCGACAAATCAAAAGAAAGACAGGTCAATTCAAACAACACCTTACTTCCGATCATATCTACCTGCGTTTCAGCAGCAGCTGTACTACTAACCGTTATACTCAGATAA
- a CDS encoding polyphosphate kinase 2 family protein, which translates to MNVLSCKDKYLPMKKEIEKSRVMPGKKFSLKDYDTAYTGDREKEAGKEELDLTKEELSKLQETLYAADSHSILILFQAMDAAGKDSAIAHVMSGLNPQGCQVYSFKTPTSEEYDHDFLWRHYKALPERGRIGIHNRSHYENVLVCKVHPEYVLKEKIPGYDTVKKIDDKFWKRRYESIRNFEKHITDNGTVVIKFFLYVSKDEQKERFLERIDNPVKNWKFSSADITEREKWDDYMSAYEQAIEETSTEKAPWYIIPADKKWYARLLISQILEQHLKDMDLKFPVLDEDEMAKLEEIQRCLLLGG; encoded by the coding sequence ATGAACGTTCTATCCTGTAAAGACAAATACTTGCCAATGAAAAAGGAGATCGAAAAGTCCCGGGTTATGCCCGGTAAGAAATTTTCACTAAAAGATTACGATACTGCTTATACAGGTGACCGGGAAAAGGAAGCCGGAAAGGAGGAATTGGATCTGACGAAAGAAGAGCTGAGTAAATTGCAGGAAACCCTGTATGCTGCAGATTCTCATTCTATTCTTATTTTGTTCCAGGCGATGGATGCCGCAGGGAAAGATAGTGCGATTGCTCATGTGATGTCTGGATTAAATCCTCAGGGCTGTCAGGTGTATAGTTTTAAGACGCCAACTTCTGAAGAATATGACCATGATTTTCTATGGCGTCACTATAAAGCACTACCTGAAAGAGGGCGTATTGGCATTCACAATAGGTCGCATTATGAAAACGTATTGGTTTGTAAAGTCCATCCTGAATATGTACTCAAAGAGAAGATCCCTGGGTATGATACGGTAAAGAAAATAGATGATAAGTTTTGGAAAAGGCGATATGAGAGCATTCGCAACTTCGAAAAGCACATCACTGATAATGGAACTGTGGTGATCAAGTTTTTCCTTTATGTCTCCAAAGATGAGCAAAAAGAAAGGTTCTTAGAGCGGATAGACAATCCGGTTAAAAACTGGAAGTTCTCTTCGGCTGACATTACAGAGCGGGAAAAATGGGACGATTATATGTCGGCATACGAACAGGCTATTGAAGAAACATCTACTGAAAAAGCACCCTGGTACATAATTCCTGCTGATAAAAAGTGGTATGCGAGGTTATTGATCAGCCAGATTTTAGAACAGCATCTGAAAGATATGGACTTGAAATTTCCTGTACTTGATGAGGATGAAATGGCGAAACTAGAAGAAATACAAAGGTGCTTACTACTCGGCGGCTAA